A single Desulfovibrio gilichinskyi DNA region contains:
- a CDS encoding SurA N-terminal domain-containing protein, with protein sequence MLKRVIIVFFIILISLFETTANAEEKVVDGIVAVVNGDIITLYEMNDKMAPIMKQFGKSISTADAQQIKNIRSQILDRMINEMIIDQEAKKLKVIVSEQDIDGEINRIKESSNLSDEDFLRQLALQKTNLEDFKETLRKDIRKHRLVSYKVKNKVVVTEKEIENVWNSTQTDQGSVKESVHLKLILFPDGVSADDIREEIISGKMTFEEAADKYTAGPGAGSGGDLGVLEWDDLAQTWHDALDGLKVGDISQVFKVQQSSALLKLDSFEKQTTKSFADSRDVIYERLYREKQDAVFNDFINKLREKAVIEIK encoded by the coding sequence GTGTTGAAACGTGTAATTATTGTTTTTTTTATTATATTGATCAGTTTGTTCGAAACCACTGCCAATGCTGAAGAAAAAGTAGTTGATGGCATTGTTGCAGTCGTTAACGGTGATATAATTACATTGTATGAAATGAACGACAAAATGGCCCCAATCATGAAGCAGTTCGGAAAATCAATTTCAACTGCAGATGCACAACAGATCAAAAATATAAGAAGCCAGATACTTGACCGCATGATTAATGAAATGATCATTGATCAGGAAGCAAAAAAGCTTAAAGTCATAGTTTCAGAGCAAGATATTGATGGCGAAATCAACCGAATTAAAGAATCAAGCAATCTTTCTGACGAAGACTTTCTACGCCAGCTTGCATTGCAAAAAACAAATTTAGAAGATTTTAAAGAAACTTTGCGTAAGGATATTCGTAAACACAGACTTGTTTCATACAAAGTTAAAAATAAAGTTGTAGTAACTGAAAAAGAAATTGAAAATGTATGGAACAGCACTCAGACCGACCAAGGCAGTGTTAAAGAGAGTGTTCACTTAAAATTAATACTTTTCCCTGATGGAGTCTCAGCTGATGATATTAGAGAAGAAATTATTTCCGGTAAAATGACTTTTGAAGAGGCCGCAGATAAATATACTGCTGGTCCCGGAGCGGGCAGTGGTGGAGATTTAGGGGTTCTGGAGTGGGATGATCTAGCGCAAACATGGCATGACGCATTAGATGGACTTAAAGTTGGAGACATCAGTCAGGTCTTTAAAGTTCAGCAGTCGTCAGCCTTGCTTAAACTCGATTCTTTTGAAAAACAAACGACTAAATCATTTGCTGACAGCAGAGATGTAATTTACGAACGCCTTTATAGAGAAAAACAAGACGCTGTTTTCAATGACTTTATAAATAAGCTGAGAGAAAAAGCAGTTATTGAAATTAAGTAG
- the rpsT gene encoding 30S ribosomal protein S20 encodes MANHKSALKRHRQSLVRNSRNNMVRTRIKNVVKEVRAAVDANDTELAATALRKATSVLDAAATKKVIHARAASRKISRLHAAVNKMA; translated from the coding sequence TTGGCTAATCATAAGTCCGCACTCAAAAGACACCGTCAGAGCCTCGTTCGTAACTCACGCAACAACATGGTACGTACTCGTATCAAAAACGTTGTAAAAGAAGTACGCGCAGCAGTTGACGCAAACGATACTGAACTTGCAGCAACAGCTCTTCGTAAAGCTACATCCGTTCTTGATGCCGCTGCTACTAAGAAAGTCATTCATGCTCGCGCAGCATCACGTAAAATTTCTCGCCTTCACGCTGCCGTGAATAAGATGGCATAG
- the glyS gene encoding glycine--tRNA ligase subunit beta, whose amino-acid sequence MADFILEIGIEEMPARFVPRLGEDIKIIFNDLLNEQLIDFAKISAFATPRRLSVFVTDIALDQRKVEEEVSGPPARIAYDADGKPTKACEGFAKSQGITLEDIYIIKTDKGDYLGAKKTVGGSATVSILPEICVTAIKKLSFPKKMKWGSLDFAFARPLRWLLCLCGDQVIDFELAGLTAGRQTHGHRVMGAGPWNVTSASDYFNIIEQNCSVIISPEVRGEFVRSEGNKLASELSGTVVWKESLLEEVSNLVELPMPIIGNFDKSFLELPKEVLLTSMESHQKCFGIEKSDGSLLPHFLCTLNLIPKDIDLVRKGWEKVLKARLEDARFFWAKDLGTELSFWLEKLEHVVFLGPLGTMGDKSRRMENLAALIAGKVDPDLQTEMARAGRLAKADLVSEMVNEFDKLQGLMGGIYALKKGEEEVVCKAISEQYLPAGPESPIPSTIGGAIISITDKADTLVGCFGLNKIPTGANDAYALRRAALGIIRMILEFKLSVDILEIFDMAYDGYSKDIKWKLDKAEILEKLGEFVSSRLRAYFTGTGYETRVVDAALGAGFRDVNALKARVEALSEFAKKDGFEQSVLTFKRASNIIRKQGSEAGIILTGGYEVEKLIEPQEKALAAKLDDTAARFEELWGNDDFTKLIGILDELRPFVDDFFDNVMVISDDESLKINRLNLLKALVDRLSRLADFSALQV is encoded by the coding sequence ATGGCCGATTTTATTCTCGAAATAGGTATTGAAGAAATGCCCGCCCGTTTTGTTCCACGTCTGGGCGAGGATATCAAAATAATATTCAATGATTTGCTAAATGAGCAGTTGATTGATTTTGCAAAAATTTCCGCTTTTGCAACTCCGCGCAGACTCAGTGTTTTTGTGACTGATATAGCGCTTGATCAGCGAAAAGTTGAAGAGGAAGTTTCAGGACCTCCAGCCAGAATCGCTTACGATGCAGATGGAAAACCTACTAAAGCCTGTGAAGGTTTTGCGAAGTCTCAAGGCATCACCCTGGAAGATATTTATATCATTAAAACTGATAAAGGTGACTATCTCGGGGCTAAAAAAACAGTCGGCGGATCTGCAACTGTCTCAATTCTTCCTGAAATATGTGTTACAGCAATTAAAAAACTTTCATTTCCCAAAAAGATGAAGTGGGGCAGCCTCGACTTCGCTTTTGCAAGACCGCTTCGCTGGCTTTTATGCCTTTGCGGTGACCAGGTCATTGATTTTGAGCTGGCAGGTCTGACTGCAGGGCGTCAGACCCACGGTCATCGTGTTATGGGCGCAGGTCCGTGGAATGTAACTTCTGCTTCTGACTATTTTAATATTATTGAACAGAATTGTTCCGTAATTATTTCACCGGAAGTACGTGGAGAATTTGTTCGTTCAGAAGGTAATAAACTTGCGTCTGAACTAAGCGGTACTGTTGTCTGGAAAGAAAGTCTGCTGGAAGAAGTCAGCAACCTCGTTGAACTTCCTATGCCGATCATTGGAAATTTTGATAAATCTTTCCTTGAACTTCCTAAAGAAGTTTTACTGACCAGCATGGAAAGTCATCAAAAATGTTTTGGTATTGAAAAATCTGACGGAAGCCTGCTCCCTCATTTTCTATGCACCTTAAATCTTATTCCTAAGGATATAGATTTAGTACGCAAAGGGTGGGAAAAAGTTCTTAAAGCAAGACTTGAAGATGCGCGTTTTTTCTGGGCTAAAGATCTAGGTACTGAACTTAGCTTCTGGCTGGAAAAACTTGAACATGTTGTATTTCTTGGACCTTTGGGAACAATGGGCGATAAATCACGCAGGATGGAAAATCTGGCTGCATTGATTGCCGGCAAAGTCGATCCTGATTTGCAGACAGAAATGGCCCGTGCCGGAAGACTTGCCAAGGCAGATTTAGTTTCTGAAATGGTTAATGAATTTGACAAGTTGCAAGGTCTGATGGGCGGAATCTACGCTTTGAAGAAAGGCGAAGAGGAAGTTGTCTGCAAAGCTATCAGCGAACAATATTTACCTGCAGGACCAGAAAGTCCTATACCTTCTACAATTGGTGGAGCTATAATATCCATTACCGATAAAGCCGATACTCTAGTCGGTTGCTTCGGATTAAATAAAATACCTACCGGTGCTAACGATGCCTACGCTCTCAGGCGCGCTGCCCTTGGTATTATTCGGATGATCCTTGAATTCAAATTAAGTGTCGACATCCTCGAAATCTTCGACATGGCTTATGACGGTTATTCAAAGGATATTAAGTGGAAACTTGATAAAGCAGAAATTCTTGAGAAACTCGGAGAATTTGTTTCAAGCAGACTTCGTGCCTACTTTACTGGAACAGGTTACGAAACAAGAGTTGTTGACGCTGCTTTAGGTGCTGGATTCAGAGATGTTAATGCTTTAAAAGCTAGAGTTGAAGCTTTATCTGAATTTGCAAAAAAAGATGGATTTGAGCAGTCGGTGCTTACTTTTAAACGAGCATCGAACATTATCAGAAAACAGGGCAGTGAAGCAGGAATAATTTTGACTGGCGGTTATGAAGTTGAAAAACTGATTGAACCTCAGGAAAAAGCTCTTGCTGCAAAGCTTGATGATACTGCTGCCAGATTCGAAGAACTGTGGGGAAATGATGATTTCACAAAACTCATTGGAATACTTGATGAATTGAGACCTTTTGTGGATGACTTTTTTGATAACGTAATGGTTATCAGTGATGATGAATCATTAAAAATTAATCGCTTAAATCTTCTTAAGGCTCTGGTAGACAGACTAAGTAGATTGGCTGATTTTAGTGCTCTTCAAGTTTAA
- a CDS encoding helix-turn-helix domain-containing protein produces MDLKELGSRLKAEREQQGLTVEQMMELTKLSRVNVHAIEDGNKNDFPHPVYAKGFIKNYAKALGLDSEEIGNEFSKFYCIDEPGDEKKDINSCADNSLSQNNYSDIPSSSSKSSIFLIIILVVVLAGLVYYLNGSSLLNFGKSQKSEVVVTDESKEIVNTDAHNMESLQEKNEDISKEVPAEYSAGETQTEAQVADSNKEIAPVEDKKAAPVISPKTEAQSIVKNTVVITAKPGESCWLEATSDGTSKEYVLQENETVSLPYVNNLKIKFGNAGGVNLISDGKPIVLNAAKGKVKTLEFPISE; encoded by the coding sequence ATGGATTTAAAAGAGCTTGGTTCCCGATTAAAAGCGGAAAGAGAACAACAAGGACTTACCGTTGAACAAATGATGGAGCTTACCAAGTTAAGCCGCGTGAATGTTCATGCGATTGAAGACGGTAATAAGAATGATTTTCCACACCCTGTCTATGCTAAAGGTTTTATAAAAAACTACGCAAAAGCGCTTGGCCTTGACTCAGAAGAAATTGGAAATGAATTTTCAAAATTTTATTGTATTGACGAACCGGGTGATGAGAAAAAGGATATTAATTCTTGTGCTGATAACAGCTTATCTCAAAATAATTATTCTGACATACCCTCCAGTTCATCTAAGTCATCAATTTTTTTAATTATTATTCTAGTGGTTGTTCTTGCAGGTCTTGTTTATTATCTCAACGGCAGCTCCTTGTTAAATTTTGGAAAATCCCAAAAATCAGAAGTTGTTGTGACTGATGAATCGAAAGAGATTGTGAATACTGATGCTCACAATATGGAATCTCTTCAAGAAAAAAATGAAGATATTTCAAAAGAAGTTCCAGCAGAATACTCTGCTGGAGAGACACAAACTGAAGCTCAGGTAGCAGATTCAAATAAAGAGATTGCTCCAGTTGAAGATAAAAAAGCTGCTCCGGTAATCTCACCGAAAACTGAAGCTCAATCGATAGTGAAAAATACTGTTGTAATTACCGCTAAGCCCGGTGAATCTTGCTGGTTGGAAGCTACCAGTGACGGAACTTCTAAGGAATATGTTCTGCAGGAAAATGAAACAGTTTCCTTACCCTACGTAAATAACCTTAAAATAAAATTCGGTAATGCCGGTGGAGTAAATCTTATTTCTGATGGCAAACCGATAGTTCTTAATGCCGCAAAGGGAAAAGTTAAAACTCTTGAGTTTCCGATTTCCGAGTAG
- the recO gene encoding DNA repair protein RecO yields the protein METTDKVLILKTGKFKENDLWVKFLSASHGVQTAFAFGGSRSRKRFGGCLEVFSQVLFKIESNKSGAYQVLKEGSLMKSYPEIRTNLRKTGLAANCLKFIESAGTEKESSRRVFDLLSETLEVIENSEPDDFFPLFFRAKVAFEQGYNPDFTICSGCGKPLFSAKPVVFDIERGVIVCSECDKGRSGDSVGAGTIRTLAWIQDTGPSNWVTLSLPYEVRQECFSVMDKFMAYHMGLVWEDSGYRKI from the coding sequence ATGGAAACAACTGATAAAGTTTTAATTCTTAAGACAGGAAAATTTAAAGAGAACGATCTTTGGGTTAAATTTTTGTCTGCTTCACACGGAGTTCAAACAGCTTTCGCGTTTGGCGGAAGCAGAAGCAGAAAAAGATTTGGGGGATGTTTAGAGGTTTTTTCACAAGTTTTATTTAAAATCGAAAGCAACAAGAGTGGAGCGTATCAAGTTCTTAAAGAAGGCAGTCTCATGAAGAGTTACCCGGAAATAAGAACTAATCTGCGAAAAACCGGACTTGCTGCAAACTGTTTAAAATTTATTGAATCAGCCGGAACAGAGAAAGAAAGCAGCCGCAGAGTTTTTGACCTTTTATCTGAAACTTTGGAGGTTATTGAAAACTCTGAACCCGATGATTTTTTCCCTTTGTTTTTCAGAGCTAAGGTTGCATTTGAACAAGGATACAATCCTGACTTTACAATTTGCTCAGGATGCGGCAAACCTCTTTTCAGCGCGAAGCCGGTTGTTTTTGACATTGAGAGAGGTGTTATCGTCTGCTCAGAGTGTGACAAAGGGAGGAGCGGAGATTCAGTCGGAGCCGGAACCATCCGGACTTTGGCATGGATTCAGGACACAGGCCCTTCTAACTGGGTAACTCTCAGCCTGCCATATGAAGTGAGACAGGAATGTTTTTCTGTAATGGATAAATTTATGGCTTATCATATGGGGCTGGTTTGGGAAGATAGTGGGTACCGGAAAATTTAA
- the glyQ gene encoding glycine--tRNA ligase subunit alpha has translation MNFQNVILTLQKYWSDYGCCLVQPLDIEVGAGTFNPSTFFRVIGPEPWNAAYVEPSRRPTDGRYGENPNRLQHYFQFQVILKPSPDNVQDLYLKSLEALGLDAAAHDIRFVEDDWESPTLGAWGLGWEVWLNGMEVTQFTYFQQVGGIDLSPVSVEITYGLERLCMYLQGKESVYDLMWNDKVTYGQIFHQNEVENSKYNFELSDADMLLDLFNKYEAESLRLCEEKLPRPAYDYCLKCSHTFNLLDARGAISITERATYIGRVRNLASAAARLYSEQRAELNYPMLEND, from the coding sequence ATGAATTTTCAGAATGTTATACTTACGTTGCAAAAATATTGGTCTGATTACGGTTGTTGCTTGGTTCAGCCACTCGATATTGAGGTAGGGGCAGGAACTTTCAACCCTTCAACTTTTTTCAGAGTTATCGGACCTGAACCCTGGAATGCTGCTTATGTTGAACCATCACGCCGTCCGACAGATGGCCGTTATGGAGAAAATCCAAATAGGCTTCAGCATTACTTTCAATTTCAGGTTATTTTAAAACCTTCTCCTGATAATGTGCAGGATCTCTACCTCAAGAGCCTCGAAGCTCTCGGTTTAGATGCCGCTGCCCATGATATCAGATTTGTAGAAGATGACTGGGAATCTCCTACTCTTGGAGCTTGGGGACTCGGCTGGGAAGTTTGGCTTAACGGAATGGAAGTTACTCAGTTTACCTATTTCCAGCAGGTTGGCGGGATAGATCTGAGCCCTGTTTCTGTTGAAATTACATACGGTCTCGAAAGACTTTGCATGTATTTGCAGGGTAAAGAATCTGTTTATGACCTTATGTGGAATGATAAAGTCACTTATGGCCAGATATTCCATCAAAACGAAGTTGAGAATTCAAAATATAATTTTGAACTCAGCGACGCTGATATGCTTCTTGACCTCTTTAATAAATATGAAGCAGAAAGTTTGAGACTGTGCGAAGAAAAACTTCCTCGTCCTGCATATGACTACTGCCTGAAGTGTTCTCATACTTTTAATTTGCTTGATGCTCGCGGGGCGATATCTATTACCGAACGGGCAACCTATATAGGCAGAGTGCGTAATCTTGCTTCAGCAGCAGCCAGACTTTATTCGGAACAGCGTGCTGAGTTGAATTACCCCATGCTTGAAAACGATTAA
- a CDS encoding SurA N-terminal domain-containing protein, giving the protein MKKVTMILMLTFIFLLGCQNKKDEPGIIARVNGKPIYLSQLNYKYDLTHDGSAGFIPSVNQVRSEYGQILGDIIVQELVSQELAERDIPVTDKELKEAEDQVRSDYPGNAFEQILIEEYIDLNSWRRQLRYQLAMDKFFSQVLRPEIKIDYKEAEEYYRTHLSDFYIQAGSKFEMIKGSSRDLVTKAVEEFGKGLTPAEISSNLKEVTVREIWVRNGQLPATWEPFVQKLGIGKSSPVITQEKEFICLILKEKKDATLLTPLQAYPTIEKVLLEQKLDDKFELWLKDKIVKSDIKISKELLPQKETEEPVSTEDANLKAE; this is encoded by the coding sequence ATGAAAAAAGTAACTATGATTTTAATGCTGACATTTATTTTTTTACTCGGATGTCAAAACAAAAAAGATGAACCCGGAATTATCGCGAGAGTAAATGGGAAACCTATTTATCTTTCACAGCTTAACTATAAATATGATTTAACTCATGACGGAAGTGCGGGTTTTATTCCTTCTGTCAATCAGGTCAGGAGCGAATACGGTCAAATTTTAGGTGATATTATAGTGCAGGAACTTGTCTCACAGGAACTTGCTGAACGTGATATCCCTGTAACGGATAAAGAACTGAAAGAAGCTGAAGATCAGGTTCGTTCTGATTATCCCGGAAATGCATTTGAGCAGATTTTAATAGAAGAATATATTGATCTTAATTCATGGCGCAGACAGCTGCGGTATCAGTTGGCAATGGATAAATTTTTCAGCCAGGTACTGCGCCCTGAAATTAAAATTGATTACAAAGAAGCCGAAGAATATTACCGCACGCATCTGTCGGATTTTTATATACAGGCAGGTAGCAAATTTGAAATGATCAAAGGAAGCAGCCGTGATTTAGTCACTAAAGCGGTTGAAGAATTCGGAAAAGGACTTACGCCAGCTGAGATATCAAGCAATTTGAAGGAGGTTACTGTCAGAGAAATATGGGTTAGAAATGGACAGTTGCCGGCCACTTGGGAGCCTTTTGTTCAAAAGCTTGGAATAGGAAAATCCAGCCCTGTAATCACTCAGGAAAAAGAATTTATCTGCTTAATTTTAAAAGAAAAAAAAGATGCCACTTTATTAACCCCTCTTCAAGCTTATCCAACAATTGAAAAAGTGCTTCTTGAACAGAAGCTGGATGATAAATTTGAGTTATGGCTCAAGGATAAGATTGTGAAATCTGACATTAAAATCAGCAAAGAATTATTGCCTCAAAAAGAAACAGAAGAGCCTGTTTCTACGGAAGATGCTAACCTGAAGGCTGAATAG